The segment TTGCACATGCTAGCTGTTTTTGTCGCATTTCGATGCCCTTGTCCCTTTTGGTTATTACGTCGGTGACGGCAGCCTTAATTTCCGCGTTCATCAGGGGTGCGCCAATCTTGGTACAGTTTGCCGGTATGAGATAGGCCTCTAATAATTCTTTGCGCACTTCTTTTGATAGGCCAGTAGTGGCGATGTGTTCGAGCCTGTTTGCTAATTCTTTACGTATCTCGCTTCCGTACTGTATACTTTCAGACGGATCTTCGCCCAGGATTTCCAGTACAGAGCTGTCTAACGCCGTAGGGCTCTCCTTCTGCAGTACCTCCGCGCCAGTACTTACGGCACAAAGCGCATCTGTCGCTACGGCGGGGCACGTGACATGCGCTGCGGTATGTGTAGCGGCTGTCGTTACGGTAGACGTAACGGTAGACGTGGTGGTAGGCGTATTGATAGGACTAGCGGCGGGTCCAGCGATGGGCGTAGCGATGGGTGCAGCGTTACCCACGACTGCACGTGTAGGGGCGTCGGGTTCTATGATCTCCACGGGATCTTCTTCTGGTGGGTATTCTGGGAAATCTCCATAAATATCTCCGTCCAACGAATTTTCCGATTCGTGTCGAACTGTAATCGATAATTATGAGACATGTTAAAATTGTTGGTGTGTATAGGTACAACGGGTACATATACGAGAAGTGCCAAGTGATAAGGTTGCATCGGATCAGTCCCAAAAACTGTCCAGGTTTGCTAAGCCTTGTATCGGATCAGTCCCACAAACTGTCCTGGAAAGGCAAGTATCATACATAATCTGCTGCGGACCAGTCCCAAATAACTGTCCAGGTTTGCTAAGCCTTGTATCGGATCAGTCCCACAAACTGTCCTGagaaggtaggtacctatcgtaTATACATCCACTGCGAAACAGTCCCAAAAACTGCCCTGGTCGTGGTTTGTTTACGTCCGCGCCTTATAAGGTAGTACGAAACGGTCCCAGAAACCGCCCAGATTACATTCCTTATTGCACGTAGGTACAAATAATCTTAAGACACGTTTGTCGCAGGTACACGGTTGTTTACGTTTTTCGTCATTGTCATTACCTTTAGGTAAGTATCAATTCCACCTATGTAGGTTAATGAAGAAATATAATTACTTACTTGAGTTTTCATCCGAGCGATCCGAGTATTCATAGTAACGGTCGCGTTCGTCCCTAGATTCTGCACTTCCGCACTAAAACGTGAATGACTTGACGTTCGTGGCCAAGGGTGAgactacctacaaaaaaaaaaaaacaacaatctAAACTATAGTGTTGGAGTGGTGTCACTTACGTGTTactacaaatatataaatattccaGGATACTAATCTCGAGGACGAAGCACAAGTATAATTACGTATCGCGCTTCTGAACTGTTAAGAGGGAAAACACCATACATCattaaataaaggatttaatacataaaacTCGGAAAACAGGCGTAGCTTCAAGTAAATCACACTCCGACGCAGTAATGGCGCGGGCGATCCTCTTCTGACAGTCCGGGCCGCGCCAATCGAGTGTCACAATTGACACCTGCCGTAGGGCTGCGTTCGAGCAAACCACATAATCGGTTATCAATTTATAGAATCagaaattttaaataaagaagGAATTCCATGTGTTTTAATTTGCGACAACGCAACAATATTTCAAAGTAAACAATTTAAAGATTTTTGTGccacacattcaataccacgaaTATTTTATAACGCATATTATGCACCTCAATCTAATACAGTGGAACGCTTTAATCAAACTATCGAGACCTGCCTAGCTATTTTAGTAGGACAAGACCAAAGGAATTGGTCTAAGTACCTACCGCAAATCCAGCTATCTTTGAATAGCACTATTAATATTGTAACGGGGCATACACCATTTTTGTTGGCAAAGGGGCGAGAGATGATGACGGATGGCATGCTGCATTCCATTAGGGGCGGTATTCCAAATTCGTTAGACGACCTccaaattataaactgaaataaatgtcatatactaagaaaaagtgaccaaggcctccagtgccccaggctggaatcaaaccagcgtcctctgctatcgcggcaggtgcctgaaccactcggccaccgggccacacctgccgcgatagcagaggacgctggttcgattccagcctggggcactggaggccttggtcactttttcttagtatatgacatttatttcagtttataatttatatagtagtgtttctacttgataaaaaacaaattaaaaatattttctggaaaataatttaatttgttcaaatacttcataggaCCTCCAAATTTCCAACCGGTCCGACAGAGCAACTGCTCTCAACGAGATGGCAGATATCTTCCAGCGTGTCACTGATGCTTTGACCAAGGCGTACAAACAAAACGCGGTACGATATAACCTGCGCCGTAAGGAAATACGGCTAAGCGTAGGCGATATCGTATGGCGGCGTAATTTTGTACAGTCAAACGCAGCACACTTCTTCTCCGCAAAATTGGCACCGCGCTTCCTGAAATGCAAAGCCATCAAGAAGCATTCGGATGTCGTATACGATCTTCAGGAGATAGACACTGGGAAAATCGGAAAATATCATGTCAAGGACATAATTAAAGTCCCACAAGTTACACACACTACAATGCATGTTAGCTTACAcgtaacaatttattttacattattaggGTATACTTATGTTAAACCCCATTTTTTCAAGTACGCGTACTTCCTTGACCAAGTTGGTCTAGATTTTTTCAAGCATTTCCCGGGAAATCAAATTTTTTGTAGCTACACACCCTAAAGATCCAGGATGATTCaattatcttcttcttctttctccgTGCCACTTCCcatttcatttggggtcggccctcTGAATATGCTTCCGCCATTTGGCTCTGTCATAGTAGGTTGCTGGTATTTTTAGCGACTGTTTCTCCAGGTTTCTCCACCAGGTGGCTTTTGGGCGGCCCGGTGGTTGTTTGCCTATGTCAATTTCAAGTGCAATTTTTACCGGGTGATCTTTTTCTCGACGCATTACATGTCCATACCATCGGAGTTGGCTTTCGTGGAGTTTATAGTGGAATTATATTGCCGTGGAAGTCCACAATTCAGATACGGAGATTACAAAAAGGCGAAGTAATTAAACGAAAGAGagaaatttaaatgcaattatatttttaatacaaaatgGAGGGTCGATTGACAAAAGGCCATGATGACTATGAACAAAACTATAGTGAAGAAGTGATAAATCTTTAGTTAAATGGCAATTACTATGAAATGGTTGTGATTTCGATATGCAAGTTAAAATTCCAAAGCAATAAAATAACACTACAACATTCTAAGCAACTAGCATATAAAATGTATCCACTTACCCAATTCGGGGTACacttaaaaacataattaacacCACAGTGATTTTATAATAGTTGAGGAACACGTAGGGACGAAGTTAAAATTCGATTACGGTTTCAATATTTTATCCGTAGCAGAGATCGATAATTAGACGACGTGCGTTCCACTCAACTTCAAAGGTAAAATGCACGAGCCAGCGGCCGTGGGCGATGACACAGCGCTCCGTTCAGTGCATACATTCATGCACTCGCGAATGTGAACATTAGTGTGAGTGAATGTTATAACTATGGCGCGACATATTTAAATTAACCAGcgtgatgatgattttataatttagcTAGTTTTAAGACagtatttttgtataatttagtaTGTACTTTAGTTTaggattgtaaatatattttaattagttaAGTAGTATTTCTTAAGGTCTATTTTTACGAAACATGTAACGTATTACGTTACAATGTATActgccgtcctagtctaaaaggcagattttcgacattttgccaaaattgactttttgtgatatttgtAATGTACATATCGAGCTGCATCGACCACTCTGAcccgttttccgataagtggcttagttttcgagaaaaatatcgtaaagatcgtttctcaaaaagttggcaccgccacctgtaaataggtttatgttagaactttttttcattatgtataatttttatatatacaattttaatacatatttagagagactttttacacagaggcctaatactttgaaaaagatttaataaatattgatttaaaaaattaaaaaaatattgtaactacGTTTATCCGCTAACCTGTCGTGTCCCAACCCAACGCGAGGTACTGATGttcctgtacggctaccaccagtt is part of the Cydia splendana unplaced genomic scaffold, ilCydSple1.2 scaffold_45_ctg1, whole genome shotgun sequence genome and harbors:
- the LOC134805581 gene encoding uncharacterized protein LOC134805581, coding for MYGVFPLNSSEARYCGSAESRDERDRYYEYSDRSDENSIRHESENSLDGDIYGDFPEYPPEEDPVEIIEPDAPTRAVVGNAAPIATPIAGPAASPINTPTTTSTVTSTVTTAATHTAAHVTCPAVATDALCAVSTGAEVLQKESPTALDSSVLEILGEDPSESIQYGSEIRKELANRLEHIATTGLSKEVRKELLEAYLIPANCTKIGAPLMNAEIKAAVTDVITKRDKGIEMRQKQLACAISGLAGVINTELESSEKNNERLKQLMDIGRILCDVQHSESVTRRNFAIYSIKKDLKDHITNTKIDKYLFGEELAETLKTAKAVSKSGTELKVKSQVRSVKPFTPTSNLNWRARAPARRQQGPQRNREPAHRSSTPGPSSRHTRTPRHGYSSKTSQPPQRQQRRR